A DNA window from Peromyscus leucopus breed LL Stock chromosome 3, UCI_PerLeu_2.1, whole genome shotgun sequence contains the following coding sequences:
- the LOC114701468 gene encoding killer cell lectin-like receptor subfamily B member 1A, with the protein MDTSRVCLSFKASRTPGAQRASPPSLPPDACRWPRSHRLALKLTCAGLILLVLTVIGLSVLVRVLIQKPSIEKCRVYIQENMAKPTESPAMLKCPKDWLPHRDKCIHFSLDTNMWKEGLVDCATKGATLLLIQDQEELRFIKDSAKGKGSSYWIGLNYTLTDKNWRWINGSTLSSDVLQITGEAKENSCAYISKDKVVSESCASDYKWICQKELKHL; encoded by the exons ATGGACACATCAAGGGTCTGCCTCAGTTTCAAGGCATCCAGGACTCCAGGGGCTCAGCGTGCATCACCGCCATCTCTTCCCCCAG ATGCCTGTCGGTGGCCACGCTCCCATAGGTTGGCTCTGAAACTCACTTGTGCTGGGCTCATCCTTCTTGTCTTGACGGTGATTGGGCTCAGTGTTTTAG tGCGAGTCTTGATACAAAAACCATCAATAGAAAAATGCAGAGTGTATATTCAAGAGAACATGGCTAAACCAACAG AGAGTCCAGCTATGTTAAAGTGTCCAAAAGACTGGCTGCCACACCGAGATAAATGCATACATTTTTCTCTAGATACCAACATGTGGAAGGAAGGTCTAGTTGACTGTGCTACAAAAGGAGCCACTTTGCTGCTCATTCAAGACCAAGAAGAACTG AGATTCATAAAGGACTCAGCAAAAGGAAAAGGCAGTTCATATTGGATTGGACTAAATTACACATTGACAGACAAGAACTGGAGGTGGATAAACGGCTCTACTTTGAGTTCTGATGT ATTACAAATCACTGGTGAAGCTAAGGAAAACAGCTGTGCCTacatctcaaaagacaaagtggTTTCTGAGAGCTGTGCTTCAGACTACAAGTGGATCTGCCAAAAGGAACTAAAACATCTCTGA